In one window of Nothobranchius furzeri strain GRZ-AD chromosome 11, NfurGRZ-RIMD1, whole genome shotgun sequence DNA:
- the LOC139061688 gene encoding uncharacterized protein, producing MAEEAPMVQAQTQEHLGSAPGKTVRLSVQTTANFNSIKELNNRWRSLQQLAEDRSNMLGSAHEVQRFHRDADETKEWIEEKNQALNTDNYGHDLASVQALQREHEGFERDLAALGDKVRFLIGTRTRVVSGDTFFMVLVTPPQPFLISNQRGVFLFKVDGGHNLTPEDCLSFGFLSTSLDTDLYSRIWIFNTRTLSPPSITHLSSHPVPHPPGRPASLHLCSLSCASPGSLPLPPPANTYTHHNAELLLQFQPQTYLCTLSSSL from the exons atggctgaggaggctcctatggttcaggctcag acacaagaacatctgggttctgctcctggaaag accgtacggttgagcgttcagacgacggctaactttaattccatcaag gagctgaacaaccgctggcgctcgctgcaacagctggctgaagaccggagcaacatgctgggcagcgcccatgaggtgcagcgcttccacag agacgctgatgagaccaaagagtggatcgaggagaagaaccaggccctgaacacagacaactacggccacgacctggccagcgttcaggctctgcagcgtgaacatgaaggctttgagcgtgacctggcagctctgggtgataaggtccgcttcctgatcggtaccaggacccgagttgtctctggagacacgttcttcatggttctggtgactccaccccagccgttcctgatcagcaatcagcggggtgttttcctatttaaggtggatggaggacacaatttgacgccagaagattgcctcagttttg gattcctgtcgacctcattggatactgacctctactccaggatttggatattcaacacacggaccttatcaccaccctccataacccacctctcatctcacccagtgccccatccaccaggacgccccgcttctctccacctctgctccctctcctgtgcttcccccggctctctacctctccctcctccagccaacacatacacccaccaca acgctgagctgttgttgcagttccaaccacagacttatctgtgcaccttaagttcctccttataa